From a single Glycine soja cultivar W05 chromosome 19, ASM419377v2, whole genome shotgun sequence genomic region:
- the LOC114397979 gene encoding uncharacterized protein LOC114397979, with product MMEEMKVSRRVEWWQNMMFPVRRVWFVVAKRLGIRKNGLLKLSNDVRACEYEDIQVMWEILNRNESEFGHSSSTRKGNNKKGHCWKLLRWARCAPCMCRT from the exons ATGATGGAGGAGATGAAAGTTTCTCGGCGGGTGGAGTGGTGGCAGAACATGATGTTCCCCGTTCGGAGGGTTTGGTTTGTCGTTGCCAAGCGCCTCGGCATTCGCAAAAATG GGTTACTGAAGCTAAGTAATGATGTGAGGGCATGCGAATATGAGGACATTCAAGTGATGTGGGAGATACTAAACAGAAACGAATCAGAGTTTGGTCATTCTTCTAGCACTAGGAAAGGCAACAACAAGAAGGGGCATTGCTGGAAATTATTGAGGTGGGCAAGGTGTGCTCCATGCATGTGCCGCACATGA